The segment GGGTCAGGCCATGCTCGGAGAGCGTGGCGGCGAGCTGGGGGTGCGCGGCGATCACCGCCGTACCGAGAGCACGGATCGCGCCCTGCTGCTGGAACAACGCCGCCGTGGTCAGCGCCCGCCACTTCCCGCCCGCCCACACCCTCGTGCCAATCTGGAAATGGATATGCCGGTGCGGATCACCCGCACGACTCGTCTTGTGCGTGATCGCGACGGTCTGCATGTGCTCGACCGGCAGCACCTCCTGCGCGCCGCGCGGCCCCGCCAACGTGACCGAATGCTGACCAAGGAAGTGCTGAATCTCCCGCGCCGCATCCCGCTGCGTCGCGTCCAACGCCTCGGACACGTCCGGGTGGAGTGCGGCGGCGACCGACAGGCTCTTCGGCGCGTTGATCGTCATCTCCGCGAACAACGGCGACCCCCGACGCACCTTGCCCGGCTTGCGCGGGGTACCCATCGACTCCCCGGTGTCCGGGTTCACCCAATCGACCCAGGCTTCGTACTCATCCGCCGACAGCGACCGAGCAGCGGTGACCTCGCCGGTCGCGTCGATCACGGCGTACTCGGCCACGGCCTGGTCTGCGCCGAGGTAGTACTCGTCAGCGCGGGAGCGGTCGGCCTCGACATAGGCGCGCGCGGCAGCACCGCTGCCGTGGAACAGCTTCACTCCACCCTTCACTCTGGCCTCCCTCACGAGTCGTCTCGTGAGAGAGGTGCGCACTACGGCCCCGCCGTAAAATACGTGCCTCACTGAGATAGGGGGCAGATGACTGATGGAGCCGAGCGTCAGCGCGAGAGCGTCGCACAGAGTGTCGCTGGCAAGAGTTGGCGTCACAAAGTTCGAGGGAACTTTCGGAGTTCGGTTCGATGAAGTGACTAGTCTTCTCGGCGAACTTCGTGACCTGATTACTGCCCGATGAGTCTTCGGGCAGCGGTGACGACGGAGGCACGGCGGCGTGCGTGTTCGGCGTCGCTCTCGGCTCCGGTGATCATGCGGGCGACCTGCGGTACCGCTGACCACCATCCGGCGAGTGAGAGCACGAGGAACATCAGGTGGTCGGCGTCGAGGTCGCTCGTTACTGTGCCCTTGGCCTGTCCGTCGGTCATGGCGGCGACTTTGTATCCGTAGTATTCGCGCCGCTCGGCCTCGTCGGGTACTTCGGTGTCGAAGACGAGCCCTTCCCAGCGCATGAGCCTGCCGAGTTCGGGGTGCTCGCGGTGGTAGTCGTAGACGCGCCCGGCGTAGTCGCCCACGTCCTCGGTTGCGAATGATTCGACGGGCACGTCGCGGGCTACCTTCGCCAGTTCCTCGCGCAGTACGGTGGCGAAAAGTCTGTCCTTGCCCCCGAAGTGCGTGTAGACGCGCTCCTTGTTCACCCCGGCGGCCTTGGCGATGCGCTCGATGGTCGTGCCGTGCGGCCCGTGCGCGGCGAACTCGGCCACCGCCGCGTCGAGGATGCGGCGCTTCCTGCCCTCAACATCCCAGCCCATCGTTCCCACCTCCCGTCTCGTGCGGTAAACCCAACGCTCACGTTGCGTCTTCGCGGTTAGCCTACTACAGTCAAATCCAACGGAAACGTTGGATTTGGAGTGGTGGTGTCTGCGAACTCGACGGAACAGATAGCGGGAGCAGGCGAGGCGCGCGAGCACCCGGCAGGGAACGGCGTGGTCGTGCTGCTCGTGGTCACGGCGCTGCTGGTGCTCACGCAGTTGTACGCGGCAATCCCGCTGATCGCCCCGATCGGTGCGGAACTCGGCTCTGATGTGACGTTCGCGCTCTCGACGGTGTTCAGCGTGTGCTATGCGGTCGGGTTCCTGATCTGGGGGCCGTTGGCCGATCAGTACGGGCGGAAGCGGATCATGCTCATCGGCCTGGTGTATCTCACCGTCGCGACCATCGCCTGCGGCTTCGCCTCCACGGTGCCGATGCTTGCTGCGCTGCGCGGGGTGCAGGGGGTGATGGCGTCGAGTTTCGCGCCGGTTGCGCTCGCGTATCTGGCCGAAGCGACCCCGCTGAAGCGTCGGGCAACGGCGATCGGGGCCATGTCGACGGCATTCCTCGTTGCCGGGATCGCAGGCCAAGTACTCGCCTCCGCGCTCAGCCTGACGTTGGGCTGGCAGTGGGTGTTCATCCTCTCCGGCATCATGCTCGGCCTCGGCATGATCGGCGTCGCCGTGCTCGTCACCGAGCCGCACAGTCGCAGAGACGATGCGAGCCTGGTGCGTCGCTTCGCCGTAGTCGGGAGGGTCGCCACACGCCCCTCGGTGCTGCTACTGAGCCTCGCGCACCTAACGCTGCTGTTGTCGTTCGTCGGCATGTACACCGGCCTCGGCCCGCACCTGACCGACCTCTGCCTGGACTCATCGCAGGTGATCTGGCTCCGCCTCGTCGGGCTGCCGGGCATGTTCGCCTCCCTCTTCGCGGGCGCTATTGCGAAGCGTCTCGGCGGCGCGGGGGTTGCACGTGCCGGGTTCGCCCTCGCCGCGATTGGGCTGCTGATCGAAGCCGCACTCTCGGCATCCCTCGCGGGCACGGCGCTGGCGAGTCTCGTGTGAGTCACTGGGGTCGCGCTCGCGGTGCCCGCGATGATCACCCTGTTCGGCGAGACCGCCGCCCCGAACCGGGCCGGTGGGATGGCGCTCAACGGATTCGTGCTGTTCCTCGGTGCCAGCGTCGGCCCACTCACTGCCTACCTGGGCTTGGACTTCCCGATCCTGCTCGTCAGTCTCGCCGCGCTCATGGTGCTCGCCGTCGCCAGCCTCACCGGGTTCGCCCGACTCACCCGCACGCCCGCTTCGGAGGTACCTGTATGACTCGCATCCTGATTCTCGGCGCGACCGGGCGCACCGGAGCCGCCATCCTCGCTCATCTCCCCGCAGGCATCGAGGCGACCGCTGCGCTGCGCGATCCGGCAGACACCACGCGGCTCGCCAAGACTGCTGCATCGCTGACCTCCACGGTCGTGAACATCGCTGAGAACGCCAGTCTCACGCAAGCAATGCACGGCATCGACGTCGTCATGAACGCGATCCGACTGCGTGAGGACATCGCCCCGACCGAACTCGTGGCCGTACATGATCGACTCATCGAGGCAAGCACCAAGGCCAACGGCGCTCCGGCCCGGATCGTCACGGTCGGCGGAGCAGGAGCACTCCGACTCCCTGGAGACAGACGGTTCTGGCAAGACCCCCGGTTCCCAGAACCCACACTGCCGCGCGGGAGAGCACACGCCATGCTGCGCGACCACCTCGAAGCGGGCAACGCAGGATCAGAATGGGCGTATCTGATCCCGCCGCCCGTCTACGAACCGGAGGGGCCGACGACAGCACGCTGGGAACGAGTCTCCCCTTCCACAGACGAGACTGCGTTCACCCGACAAGCGATCAGTTATGCCGACTTCGGAGCGGCAGTCGCGGAGACTTCCACCAAGGACGACACTCGCACGCAACTCATCGCATGGCCCAGTGAACTGACAGAAAAGCACCCGATGAGTGGATAGGCGCATCTCCCCGCCGTTGTCGGCTCGGACACGGACGACGCATCGACCTGTGGGCCTGGCGGCGTACAACGTTGTCCGGCTCGTTGTGATCCGTGACGGCACGGCCATCGTGTTCAGCGAGTTCGGACAGCAACCCGTCAGCTTTGGCGACGCGGTGCTGCTGGGGCCGAGCGTGCTGTTCGGCGTCGAACCCGAGGGGCGGGTCACCTATACGACGGTCTACATCGACACCGACATGGCGCTGGATCAGTTCTTCTGGCAACACTCCGCGATCTTGCACGACCGCCTCGACGCCCACGACTTCGCGGGAAAGGTGTACACCGAACCTGCCCAGGTACTGCACCTGGGCCGGGATCGAGCCGGGCGGTTGTTGCCGTGGCTGGACGAGCTGGTCGCCCTCACCGTCGAGGGCAAGTACCTGGAACGGTTCCATCGGATGCAGGCGCTCTGGTTCCTCATCACCGATGTGATCGCGCCGTGCATCCGCGTCTCGACGGTGCGGCTGACCCGGCTGCAACGTGCCCGCGCTCGCCCGTTCTCCGCTCGAAGTCGGGTGCCTGAACCGTTGCGTCGTGAGGCGATGCTGGTGCGCGACGCGCTGCACAGCCGGATCACGCACCCGTGGACGCTCGCGGAACTGGCAGCCCTGGTGCGGCTCTCTCCGAAGCACCTGGTGCGCGTGTTCACGGACACGTTCGGGAAGACCCCGACCGCCTACCTGGTGATGCTCCGCGTGCAAGAGATGGCGCGGCTCCTACGCGAGACGAACATCACCGTCACCGCCACCGGGCAGCGGGTGGGGTGGCGGAGCCGGTCGCGCGCGGTAGAAGCATCCACAGCGCACACCGGAGTGACACCGAGCCGCTACCGAGACATGCGCCCGCTCATGACCGACCTCCCATGACCGAGCCGGTCGCGCTGCCCGGCAAAGTGCCGGAGTGACCGGGAAACGCCCGGCCTGCTCGTCTCCTGCTTCGCCGCGACCGCCGGTGCTTGGTAGGCCGGTTCTTCCCCCTGGTTGCTCGGGGGTGGTCAGAGAAGGGAGGTCGTCATGTCGCTGCTACTCGAACGCCCGGCGACCACGCCGACCGGTCATGAGCCTACAAGGACGCCGCAGTCGCCGCACCCCGCGATAGTGCAGCCGGTCGAGCCGTGGAGTTGCGTCTATGTCACCAGCATCCGTCACCGTCGCATATTGGCGGCGACCGCCTATGACTGTGTGCGCTTCGTGGTCGTGCGCGACGGCTCGATCATCCTCACCGATGCCGATGCCGATGCCGATGCGGGCGGGTCGGCGTCGGTGGGTGATGTGGTGCTGGTCGCCCCGAACGTCGAGTTCGGGTACGAACCCGAGGGCACCGTCACGGTGAGGACAGTGGCAGTGGATACCGATTACTGGTCGAGCAGTTGTTCTGGCAGCACCTCGACGTGCTCGCGGACGGCGAAGCCGCACGCGACCTCGCAACTCACCTGTATCCCGATCCGGTGCAGGTGCTGCGCGTCGGAGAATCGCAGGCCGAACGGCTCGGGCCGATCCTCGATGAACTCGCCACACTCACCGGCGAAGACCAATCGCCGCGCGGCTACTTCCGTGCGTATGCGCTGCTGTTCACGGTGCTCGCCGCCATCGCGCCGCTGGTTCGTCACGCGCCGGTGGAGGTGCCGCCGCTGACCTCTCGGCAGCGGGCCGTGCGGGTCGCGCCTCCCCGGTGGCGGGAGTTCAAGCCGGTGCGCCGCGAGATTATGCGCACGGCGGCGCTCATGCAGAGCAACATCGCCAGGCAGTGGCCGCTCACCGAACTGGACGCGCACGCCTGCCTGTCGCCGAGTCAGCTCAATCGGGTGTTCAAGGACTCGTTCGGGGTGACGCCGCCGGTGTACCTGTCGATCCTGCGCGTACAGGAGATGGCGCGCCTGATCCGCGAAACCGATCTGCTCATCGGCACGATCACCGAACGGGTCGGCTGGTGCCACCACTGCGGGCAAGCCTCGCGCATCTTCCGCCGCTACATGGGCGTGACCCCCATCGAGTACCGGCGCTACGGCCCACCGTCCGCGAGCCGGGCGGGGCCGGGCGTCGGCATCGCCACCGCACGCGCCGACGACTCCCGTGGGAACGGGTGCGCACCTACCTACTGACACCTGCCCACACGACCGGAGGAACCCGACGATGAGCACCGCCACCACGCGACCGCGATACGCTCCGGCGCGCCTGCATGTCGGGGTGGGGGTGACGGTTCCGGCAAATTGCCGGAACCGTGCGACCAGGGCTTTTACTCCCGGCCGGGGTGGTTCCGTCGAATCGGCGGCACCACACTCGCGGGGCGACGGTCGGGGAAAATTTCCCACACCGTCCAGCCTGCGACCTCGGCCCGCTGTGCTGCTCGTTGTGGTTCTCGTGACGGTGGTGGCAAATTGGCACCACCGTCCGACCAGGAGTTTCGCCGTTGCCCCCGCGAACCAAGCCGCATCCGCTGCGACCTCACCGCGACCGTTCACGGTGGTGTCGAATCGCCACCACCGTCGGACCTGCGCTTTCGCTCCGCTCGGCTGGCCGTCACGGGCGCGAACGGTGCCGCAAAATTTGCGGCACCGTTGAGCCGGTTCACGAGGGTACCGAATCGGCACCCCCGTGACATACCCCGTTTGGGGTCGGTCGCAGGTAGCTCCCTGTGGATAAGTCTGCATATAGTACCTCAACTCGATGCCAGGTACTAGATGTACCCGGCCATGAGGTTGGTGGCGTTTCCGGTCTTGTGAAAGGGGAGAACCTCCGGGCTTAGTGGAGATGTCTGACGTCTTCACGAACTCGGAGGTTCTCGTGTCCCACCGTAATGCCCGCTTGACCGTGCACGGCAGGCTGCTCATCGTCCATCGTGCCGGTGCCGGGTGGAAGCAGGCGCATATCGCCGCGGCAATGGGCGTGTCCCGACGCTGCGTGAAGCGGTGGCTGGACCGCTACCGCGCCGAGGGTGAAGCCGGTCTCTACGATCGCTCCTCGCGGCCTCACCACGTCGCCAACCGCACCCCCGATGCCAGGGCCGCGGCGGTGGTCGCGATCCGGAAGAAGGAACGAGTCGGCCGTGACGAGGTCGCGGCCCGCACCGGGGTGCCGGCGCGGACGGTGTCGCGCATCATCGCCCGGTCCGGGCTGCCTCGTCTGGTCGATCTGGACCCGATGACCGGGGAGCGGATCCGCGCGTCGAAGACCACAGCGGTCCGCTATGAACGCGAGCAGCCCGGCGAGCTGGTGCACATGGACGTGAAGAAGCTCGGTCGCATCCCCGACGGCGGCGGGTGGAAGGCGCACGGCAGAGCGATGGGCTCCACAGCCGCCCGGAAACAGACCGTCGTCGGCTACGACTACGTGCACTCCGTCGTCGACGACCACTCCCGGCTCGCATACTCCGAGGTCCTCCCCGACGAGAAGGGCCCGACCTGCGCCGCGTTCCTCGAACGCGCCATCGGCTACTTCGCCGCGCACGGCATCCCCCGCATCGAGCGGCTGATCACCGACAACGCCTGGGCCTACCGATGGTCGCTGCGCGGCGTCTGCGGCGCGCACGGCATCCGGCAGAAGTTCATCAAACCGCACTGCCCGTGGCAGAACGGCAAGGTGGAGAGGTTCAACCGGACCCTGCAAACCGAATGGGCCTACCGGCAACCGTTCACCTCGAACGACGACCGCACCGCAGCACTTGACCCCTGGCTCGAGCACTACAACACTGGACGACGCCACTCAGCCCTCGGAGGCAACCCCCCGATCAGCCGACTGCAACCAACGTCCTGACCCCGTACAACTAGATGTTGTGGTTTGCCTGTCGTACCTGTCTACATGGATACCTCGACGCAGACCACCACAACCACGCCCGAACCAGCCTCGACCGATGCCCCCGAACCACTCGGCGCACGCCTCGCGCGGGAGAGCCGCGCAGCGCAGGGCCTGCCTCCGGTCATCGCTGACCCACGGGTGCGTGAGCAACTGCAAGCCCTCTGCGGCCTGCCGAAGGCGCGGGGGCGTTAGGCGCGCCAGACGAACTCGACCCGATGTGCGAGAATCCCCGCCCGGTACACCTCACGGCGGGCATGAAACGCTTCGACGGTCTCATTGCGCCGCCTCGCCGGTGTCGCGCCGTTCATCCCCCTGGGCAGGGCGTGAACGAGGACGGCTTCAAGGACGAGACTGGCGGCCTGGTGCTGCCACATCGGGGTACGGTCGGCCCACTCCTGTGCGACGGTCGTCATATCAATCGACGGGCCAGTGTGCTCCGGCACCGTGGCGGCGTACTCGCGGCGGGTGCGTTCGATGCGTTCGGCGATCCGTGAGCGTTGCCGCACCCACATCGACTTGTCGATCAACCCGTCGTAGTAGTCATCATCGAGCCGGGCGAGGCGTTCCCGGTCGGCATCGAGCGTCGCGGCAAGCCCCACTCGTGCGGCCTGATCCGCGCCCGGAGACTGGCGCTTGGCGGGGTTGAGGGTGATCTGCTCGAACGTCGCGAGCACGGCTTCCTCCACGAGTTTGGTGAGGTCGCCGGAACGGATCGAGCGGTTGCACCCGCCCGGCACCTGTTGCACACACTGATACACCTGGCCGCGATGCAGCATGGCGCGTCCGCAGGTCGAGCAGCGGATCAGACCCGAGAACGGATACAGCCGTTTCGCCGCCCCACTGCCGGGCTGATGGAAGTTTCGGGCCTGCTTGCGGGCATCGAGCACATCGGAGACCTGCTGCCAGGTGTCCTCGTCCAAGATCGCGGGCCACGCGGCGGTCGTCTGCATCAGGGAGGTTTTCGACCGGGTGCCGTCCGGCAACAACGGTCGATACTCCCGTACCCCCTTGATCGAGGGGTTGCGCAGCACCAGTTTGAGTGTCCGATCCGACCACCGGCACCCGTGCGTCGTACGGATACCCCGCCGGTTCCAGTCGGTGAGAATCCGGTACAACGTCTCTCCGGCCAGCACCCGCCGCGCGGCTTCCCGCACCAACTCGGCAGCCTCGGGGTCGATCACGAGCGTGTGGTTCTCGGCGCGGTAGCCGAACGGCACCTGCCCACCATGCCAAGTGCCCTCGATGGCCTGCTGCTTCGCCGCCCGAGCGACACGGCGGGCGGTGTCGGCTGAGGACTTGTTCGCCATCGCGACCAGCACCCGCGCCATCGCCACATCAGAATCCGTATCCAACCTCAGCGAGCCGGTCACGGAGCGGACGCTGAAGCCGTTGAGTACCTTGGCGTCGATCAGGTCTTCCAAGTCTCTCGGGTCGCGCACCGCCCGATCCAGGTCGTAGGCGATCATCACCCCGGCGCGCTGCTCGCTGAGGTGCTTCAACATCGCGCGGAACTCCGGGCGCACCACGCGCCGCACCCGCTCACCCGTCGGGAGTGTGATCGTGCGCTGCTTGAACGCCGACGTGTCGTTCTCCCGGTACACCTGGGCGACTTCCCACCCGTGCGCTGCCGCATACGCCCGGCAGTCAGCTTCCTGCCGGTCAACACCGCGCTCGGTGCCCTCGGGATCATCACTGATCCGCACATACACCACCGCCCGCAACGACGGCGACGCCTGCGCCGTCGCCTGGTCGTTCGGCTCATTGCCTGCGGTTCGTTCCTGCTGATCGTGGCTCATCTCAGCCACCGCCTTCCTAGCTCTCATCGAGAGGTAGGTGCGTTTACAGAACCTCGGCTACGCCTCCACCGTCCACCGCGCCCAAGGAGCCAGCGTCGATACCGCACACGCGCTGGTCGATCCCGAAACGTCGTCGCGGGAGCTGTTCTACGTGGCGATGACGCGCGGCAAGCACCGCAACCACGCCTACGTGATCGTGCCCGACCCGCACGAGATCGAGCCGCATCTCGACCAACCCGAGCCGCTGACCCTGACAGACCGGCTCGCCAAGGTGCTTGCGCGCAGCGACGCCGACCTCTCCGCGACCGAGACGCTGACGCGCGAGGTAGACCGTCACGCCTCGCTGTCCACGCTGCTCGCCGAGTACGACGTGCTCTCCCGAGAAGCACAGACCGACCGCTGGGCCGCCCTGCTCGACATCGCGCCGTTCCCCGAGAACGTGGCCGACGACGTGTTCACCAGCCCCTACTACGAGCACTTGGAGAGCGCACTCGCACGTCACGAGGCAGCCGGCCACCTTGCAGCCGTCGCGCTCACCGCGCTCGCACCGAGACTCACGCCCGGCGAAGACCAGGCCGACCCCGCCGCGCAGCTGGCCAACATGCTCGACCAAGCAACCCAGAAACTCCGGCCCGGCAAACGAACCAGAGCGCGGGTCATTGGACTCATCCCCACGCCTGCCGAGCCGATCGCAGATGACATGCAGACCGCGCTCAACGAGCGGCAGGCGCTGATCGAGGCTGCTGCGCGAAAACTGCTGCACG is part of the Gordonia phthalatica genome and harbors:
- a CDS encoding helix-turn-helix transcriptional regulator encodes the protein MGLAAYNVVRLVVIRDGTAIVFSEFGQQPVSFGDAVLLGPSVLFGVEPEGRVTYTTVYIDTDMALDQFFWQHSAILHDRLDAHDFAGKVYTEPAQVLHLGRDRAGRLLPWLDELVALTVEGKYLERFHRMQALWFLITDVIAPCIRVSTVRLTRLQRARARPFSARSRVPEPLRREAMLVRDALHSRITHPWTLAELAALVRLSPKHLVRVFTDTFGKTPTAYLVMLRVQEMARLLRETNITVTATGQRVGWRSRSRAVEASTAHTGVTPSRYRDMRPLMTDLP
- a CDS encoding helix-turn-helix transcriptional regulator, whose protein sequence is MFWQHLDVLADGEAARDLATHLYPDPVQVLRVGESQAERLGPILDELATLTGEDQSPRGYFRAYALLFTVLAAIAPLVRHAPVEVPPLTSRQRAVRVAPPRWREFKPVRREIMRTAALMQSNIARQWPLTELDAHACLSPSQLNRVFKDSFGVTPPVYLSILRVQEMARLIRETDLLIGTITERVGWCHHCGQASRIFRRYMGVTPIEYRRYGPPSASRAGPGVGIATARADDSRGNGCAPTY
- a CDS encoding C-terminal helicase domain-containing protein, translated to MRLQNLGYASTVHRAQGASVDTAHALVDPETSSRELFYVAMTRGKHRNHAYVIVPDPHEIEPHLDQPEPLTLTDRLAKVLARSDADLSATETLTREVDRHASLSTLLAEYDVLSREAQTDRWAALLDIAPFPENVADDVFTSPYYEHLESALARHEAAGHLAAVALTALAPRLTPGEDQADPAAQLANMLDQATQKLRPGKRTRARVIGLIPTPAEPIADDMQTALNERQALIEAAARKLLHDAREAGAAWVARLGQLSSRPEARERWEAHAATVALYRYRYEITGPAPLGDPNIVRGPDQAAEYRAGQAALRHIKASVRRDDERGSQSTVRSTLRRGL
- a CDS encoding recombinase family protein translates to MSHDQQERTAGNEPNDQATAQASPSLRAVVYVRISDDPEGTERGVDRQEADCRAYAAAHGWEVAQVYRENDTSAFKQRTITLPTGERVRRVVRPEFRAMLKHLSEQRAGVMIAYDLDRAVRDPRDLEDLIDAKVLNGFSVRSVTGSLRLDTDSDVAMARVLVAMANKSSADTARRVARAAKQQAIEGTWHGGQVPFGYRAENHTLVIDPEAAELVREAARRVLAGETLYRILTDWNRRGIRTTHGCRWSDRTLKLVLRNPSIKGVREYRPLLPDGTRSKTSLMQTTAAWPAILDEDTWQQVSDVLDARKQARNFHQPGSGAAKRLYPFSGLIRCSTCGRAMLHRGQVYQCVQQVPGGCNRSIRSGDLTKLVEEAVLATFEQITLNPAKRQSPGADQAARVGLAATLDADRERLARLDDDYYDGLIDKSMWVRQRSRIAERIERTRREYAATVPEHTGPSIDMTTVAQEWADRTPMWQHQAASLVLEAVLVHALPRGMNGATPARRRNETVEAFHARREVYRAGILAHRVEFVWRA
- a CDS encoding IS481 family transposase — its product is MSHRNARLTVHGRLLIVHRAGAGWKQAHIAAAMGVSRRCVKRWLDRYRAEGEAGLYDRSSRPHHVANRTPDARAAAVVAIRKKERVGRDEVAARTGVPARTVSRIIARSGLPRLVDLDPMTGERIRASKTTAVRYEREQPGELVHMDVKKLGRIPDGGGWKAHGRAMGSTAARKQTVVGYDYVHSVVDDHSRLAYSEVLPDEKGPTCAAFLERAIGYFAAHGIPRIERLITDNAWAYRWSLRGVCGAHGIRQKFIKPHCPWQNGKVERFNRTLQTEWAYRQPFTSNDDRTAALDPWLEHYNTGRRHSALGGNPPISRLQPTS
- a CDS encoding NAD(P)-dependent oxidoreductase; its protein translation is MTRILILGATGRTGAAILAHLPAGIEATAALRDPADTTRLAKTAASLTSTVVNIAENASLTQAMHGIDVVMNAIRLREDIAPTELVAVHDRLIEASTKANGAPARIVTVGGAGALRLPGDRRFWQDPRFPEPTLPRGRAHAMLRDHLEAGNAGSEWAYLIPPPVYEPEGPTTARWERVSPSTDETAFTRQAISYADFGAAVAETSTKDDTRTQLIAWPSELTEKHPMSG
- a CDS encoding TetR family transcriptional regulator: MGWDVEGRKRRILDAAVAEFAAHGPHGTTIERIAKAAGVNKERVYTHFGGKDRLFATVLREELAKVARDVPVESFATEDVGDYAGRVYDYHREHPELGRLMRWEGLVFDTEVPDEAERREYYGYKVAAMTDGQAKGTVTSDLDADHLMFLVLSLAGWWSAVPQVARMITGAESDAEHARRRASVVTAARRLIGQ
- a CDS encoding MFS transporter translates to MSANSTEQIAGAGEAREHPAGNGVVVLLVVTALLVLTQLYAAIPLIAPIGAELGSDVTFALSTVFSVCYAVGFLIWGPLADQYGRKRIMLIGLVYLTVATIACGFASTVPMLAALRGVQGVMASSFAPVALAYLAEATPLKRRATAIGAMSTAFLVAGIAGQVLASALSLTLGWQWVFILSGIMLGLGMIGVAVLVTEPHSRRDDASLVRRFAVVGRVATRPSVLLLSLAHLTLLLSFVGMYTGLGPHLTDLCLDSSQVIWLRLVGLPGMFASLFAGAIAKRLGGAGVARAGFALAAIGLLIEAALSASLAGTALASLV